A single window of Actinoallomurus bryophytorum DNA harbors:
- the eccCa gene encoding type VII secretion protein EccCa, whose product MSRTAFHRPARMAPPPVPEEKINLAAPPQLPAENPQSSLIMLVLPLLTSVSMAAYLISTGRLWMIMLGVLFVISSTAFTIGVRTRMRGRNRRQRDHHRERYLDHLAGVRKQARQIAQVQRLATAWVHPSPRRLWAMATRRRRVWERRPGDADFLRVRLGSGTGPLAAQLAVAKRGDPSIEYDPRSMHEAEELVRVHGRVEDQPAWIDVGRAGVVSLLGPEREARLAATALLCQLAVLHAPDDVRVAVVTEGHQEWEWTKWLPHTYEPDTDERGIEVVPLVAERLDDLADYLEAELERATAARTERGTRLVGTIAQDGPRQRLVVVLDRYDPRLEWARSSLVLRLLAEAGPQLGVTLVCLVTEEGQEPGRVDVRARIAADGALTLEGRDMVLHSVVENAAVDRFHPVLTERIARLLAPLRLSGERDQVLSEAVSLPGMLGMNDVREFDPAALWRGPDDDAVLRVPVGVDGNGETLVLDLKESAQGGIGPHGLIVGATGSGKSELLRTLVTGLAMTHSPELLGFVPIDFKGGATFANLTRLPHVAGLITNLADDLSLVDRVRAALIGEQQRRQRLLRQAGNVDSIREYQMKQAAGATGVDGEALPPLPYLMIVVDEFGELLTQRPDFIELFVQIGRVGRSLGMHLLLATQRLEEGRLRGLESHLSYRICLRTFSAAESRAVIGTPDAYTLPPIPGSAYLKVDESTYERFRVAHVSRLYRGDDDGVSQTPVEPAPFGLRTRPTAEEMTPVVRHTWAPGDDTTDLHLVVDRLAAGGAQTHQVWLPPLPPHFSLDVLLGPLEPEAGRGLRSTVWESGGELKSPVAVADLPSRQEQRPLVLDLAGAHGHLALVGAPQSGKSMFLRTALISAMLTHTPEELQFYCIDQGGGALYGLEDAPHVVGVAGRRDSERIRRVLAEVGRLVTIRERMFEDLGIQSAADFRRLRGAGKLPQGVRAADVVLVIDNWGALHAEMEDATAIAIDLATRGLGVGVHLMLTANRWAEIRVSLLDNIAGRLELMLNDPAESEVNRKEARRLGRLPAGRGLMPPGLSFHVALPRLDGADGLDGLAEAQQDLVSAMADAWTGPTVPALRVLPQRVTTDELAAIAAESATGGPWENDGQGLAETEVPIGLRETDLRPVGLDLTAGTPHFLVFGDAESGKTSFLRAWMRGLAARYSPWQVRLILIDYRRSLLDVLPEPYIGAHAGDPNVAAAFVEQIVYKLKERVPPPGLGSQQLRERDWWDGPELYVVADDYDVVIGGPDRGPLAPLVPYVTQAADLGLHVVVARRVGGAVRTLMGDPLLGRLREFGADGLILSGDPREGALLGEQRAARRNPGRGVLVRRRQDATMVQVALDEEKHPVEYADRPAEPVETVWS is encoded by the coding sequence ATGAGCAGGACCGCCTTTCACCGCCCCGCCAGGATGGCGCCTCCGCCTGTGCCGGAGGAGAAGATCAACCTGGCGGCCCCGCCCCAGCTTCCGGCCGAGAACCCCCAGTCCAGCCTCATCATGCTGGTCCTGCCCCTGCTGACGAGTGTCAGCATGGCCGCCTACCTCATCTCGACCGGCCGGCTATGGATGATCATGCTGGGCGTCCTGTTCGTCATCTCGTCGACCGCCTTCACGATCGGCGTGCGTACGCGAATGCGCGGGCGCAACCGCCGCCAGCGGGACCACCACCGCGAGCGTTACCTGGACCATCTCGCCGGCGTCCGCAAGCAGGCACGGCAGATCGCCCAGGTGCAGCGGCTCGCCACCGCCTGGGTGCATCCGAGCCCGCGGCGGCTCTGGGCCATGGCCACACGCCGGCGCCGGGTGTGGGAGCGGCGTCCGGGCGACGCCGACTTCCTCCGGGTCCGTCTCGGCAGCGGCACCGGGCCGCTCGCAGCCCAGCTCGCCGTGGCCAAGCGCGGCGACCCGTCGATCGAGTACGACCCGCGCTCCATGCACGAGGCCGAGGAACTGGTCCGCGTCCACGGCCGCGTGGAGGACCAGCCCGCCTGGATCGACGTCGGCCGTGCCGGGGTGGTCAGCCTGCTCGGGCCGGAGCGCGAGGCACGGCTGGCGGCCACCGCGCTGCTGTGCCAGCTCGCCGTCCTGCACGCCCCGGACGACGTGCGCGTGGCCGTCGTCACCGAGGGCCACCAGGAGTGGGAGTGGACGAAGTGGCTGCCGCACACCTACGAGCCGGACACGGACGAGCGCGGGATCGAGGTCGTCCCGCTCGTCGCGGAGCGTCTCGACGACCTGGCCGACTACCTGGAGGCCGAGCTCGAACGCGCCACGGCGGCGCGTACGGAACGCGGCACCCGGCTCGTGGGCACGATCGCACAGGACGGGCCGCGGCAACGCCTTGTCGTCGTGCTCGACCGCTACGACCCGCGGCTGGAGTGGGCGCGGTCCTCTCTCGTCCTCCGGCTCCTGGCCGAGGCGGGACCACAGCTCGGCGTCACCCTCGTCTGCCTCGTCACCGAGGAGGGCCAGGAGCCGGGACGGGTGGACGTACGCGCACGGATCGCCGCCGACGGCGCGCTCACGCTGGAAGGACGCGACATGGTGCTGCACAGTGTCGTGGAGAACGCCGCCGTGGACCGTTTCCACCCCGTGCTGACCGAACGGATCGCCCGGCTGCTCGCCCCGCTCCGCCTGTCCGGCGAACGCGACCAGGTCCTGTCCGAGGCCGTGTCGCTCCCCGGCATGCTCGGCATGAACGACGTAAGGGAATTCGACCCGGCCGCGCTCTGGCGTGGACCGGACGACGACGCCGTGCTCCGGGTCCCCGTCGGCGTGGACGGCAACGGGGAGACGCTCGTCCTCGACCTCAAGGAGTCGGCGCAGGGCGGCATCGGCCCGCACGGGCTGATCGTCGGCGCGACCGGTTCGGGCAAGAGCGAACTCCTGCGCACGCTCGTCACCGGACTGGCGATGACGCACTCGCCGGAGCTTCTCGGCTTCGTCCCGATCGACTTCAAGGGCGGCGCGACGTTCGCGAACCTGACCCGGCTCCCGCACGTCGCGGGCCTGATCACGAACCTCGCCGACGACCTGTCCCTCGTCGACCGGGTGCGGGCCGCGCTGATCGGGGAGCAGCAGCGGCGGCAGCGGCTCCTGCGCCAGGCCGGCAACGTCGACTCCATCCGCGAGTACCAGATGAAACAGGCGGCCGGCGCCACCGGCGTGGACGGCGAAGCGCTGCCCCCGCTGCCGTACCTGATGATCGTCGTGGACGAGTTCGGTGAGCTGCTGACCCAGCGGCCGGACTTCATCGAGCTGTTCGTGCAGATTGGGCGGGTCGGCCGGAGCCTGGGCATGCACCTGCTCCTGGCCACCCAGCGGCTGGAGGAGGGCCGGCTCCGCGGCCTGGAGTCCCACCTGTCGTACCGCATCTGCCTGCGGACCTTCAGCGCCGCCGAGAGCCGGGCGGTGATCGGGACGCCCGACGCGTACACGCTGCCGCCGATTCCGGGCTCGGCCTACCTCAAGGTGGACGAGTCGACCTACGAGCGATTCCGGGTCGCTCACGTGTCCCGGCTGTACCGGGGAGACGACGACGGGGTGTCTCAGACGCCGGTCGAGCCGGCGCCCTTCGGGCTGCGCACGCGACCGACCGCGGAGGAGATGACTCCTGTGGTCAGGCACACCTGGGCGCCGGGAGACGACACCACCGACCTGCACCTCGTCGTGGACCGTCTCGCCGCCGGCGGCGCGCAGACCCACCAGGTCTGGCTTCCGCCGCTGCCCCCGCACTTCTCGCTGGACGTGCTGCTCGGCCCATTGGAACCGGAGGCCGGCCGCGGGCTGCGGAGCACCGTGTGGGAGTCCGGCGGAGAGCTGAAGTCCCCCGTCGCGGTCGCGGACCTGCCGTCCCGGCAGGAGCAGCGGCCCCTCGTCCTCGACCTGGCCGGAGCGCACGGCCATCTCGCGCTCGTCGGAGCCCCGCAGAGTGGCAAGAGCATGTTCCTGCGCACCGCACTGATCAGCGCGATGCTCACGCACACCCCGGAGGAGCTCCAGTTCTACTGCATCGACCAGGGCGGTGGAGCGCTGTACGGCCTGGAGGACGCCCCGCACGTCGTCGGCGTGGCCGGGCGACGCGACTCCGAGCGGATCCGGCGTGTGCTGGCCGAGGTCGGCCGCCTCGTCACCATCCGCGAGCGCATGTTCGAGGACCTCGGCATCCAGTCCGCCGCGGACTTCCGGCGGCTCCGCGGCGCCGGGAAGCTGCCGCAAGGCGTCCGCGCCGCCGACGTCGTCCTGGTCATCGACAACTGGGGCGCGCTGCACGCCGAGATGGAGGACGCCACGGCGATCGCGATCGATCTGGCCACCCGGGGCCTGGGCGTGGGAGTGCACCTGATGCTGACCGCGAACCGCTGGGCGGAGATCAGGGTGAGCCTGCTCGACAACATCGCGGGGCGGCTCGAACTGATGCTCAACGATCCGGCCGAGTCCGAGGTGAACCGGAAGGAGGCCCGGCGCCTCGGCCGTCTTCCCGCCGGGCGCGGCCTGATGCCGCCCGGCCTGTCGTTCCACGTCGCACTTCCCCGCCTCGACGGCGCGGACGGGCTCGACGGCCTGGCAGAGGCCCAGCAGGACCTCGTGTCCGCGATGGCGGACGCCTGGACCGGGCCCACCGTGCCGGCGCTGCGGGTTCTTCCCCAGCGCGTGACCACGGACGAACTGGCGGCGATCGCGGCGGAGTCGGCCACGGGCGGTCCATGGGAGAACGACGGGCAGGGGCTGGCCGAGACCGAGGTGCCGATCGGCCTGCGCGAGACCGACCTGCGGCCGGTCGGCCTGGATCTGACGGCAGGCACCCCACACTTCCTCGTCTTCGGTGACGCGGAGTCGGGCAAGACCTCGTTCCTGCGCGCGTGGATGCGGGGTCTCGCGGCGCGCTACTCACCCTGGCAGGTACGGCTGATCCTGATCGACTATCGCCGTAGCCTCCTCGACGTTCTCCCCGAGCCGTACATCGGAGCGCACGCGGGCGACCCGAACGTGGCCGCGGCCTTTGTCGAGCAGATCGTCTACAAGCTCAAGGAGCGCGTGCCCCCACCCGGGCTCGGCTCCCAGCAGCTACGCGAGCGCGACTGGTGGGACGGACCGGAACTGTACGTCGTCGCCGACGACTACGACGTGGTGATCGGCGGGCCCGACCGAGGGCCGCTCGCGCCTCTGGTGCCGTACGTCACCCAGGCCGCGGACCTCGGTCTCCACGTCGTGGTGGCGCGCAGGGTGGGCGGCGCCGTCCGCACGCTGATGGGGGACCCCCTCCTCGGGCGGCTGCGGGAGTTCGGCGCCGACGGGCTGATCCTGTCCGGCGATCCCCGCGAAGGCGCCCTCCTCGGTGAACAGCGAGCCGCACGACGCAACCCGGGACGAGGTGTGCTGGTCCGCCGGAGACAGGACGCGACCATGGTCCAGGTCGCCCTGGACGAGGAGAAACATCCGGTGGAGTACGCCGACCGTCCGGCGGAGCCGGTCGAGACGGTGTGGTCATGA